In a genomic window of Periophthalmus magnuspinnatus isolate fPerMag1 chromosome 3, fPerMag1.2.pri, whole genome shotgun sequence:
- the txnl4b gene encoding thioredoxin-like protein 4B, whose product MSLFLPKLSCKKDIDEAIKGVAEKVLVLRFGRDEDSVCLQLDEILSKTAHDLSNMASIYIVDVDKAPIYSRYFDISYIPSTVFFFNGQHIKVDYGSPDHTKFVGSFKTKQDFMDLIEVIYRGAMRGKMIVQSPIDPRNVPKYDLLYHDI is encoded by the exons atgagtttgtttttacCGAAATTATCGTGCAAAAAGGATATAGATGAAGCCATTAAAGGTGTAGCGGAAAAGGTCCTCGTCCTGAGATTTGGGAGAGACGAGGACTCTGTTTGTCTGCAGCTGGATGAGATA ctttCAAAAACAGCACATGACCTGAGTAACATGGCGTCTATTTATATCGTTGATGTGGATAAAGCTCCTATTTACAGCAGATATTTTGACATAAGTTACATCCCCTCcactgttttctttttcaacGGGCAGCACATCAAAGTGGATTATGG ttCCCCAGATCACACAAAGTTTGTCGGGAGCTTTAAGACCAAACAGGATTTTATGGACTTGATTGAAGTAATTTACAGAGGAGCCATGAGAGGGAAGATGATCGTCCAGAGCCCCATAGACCCTCGAAATGTACCCAAATATGATCTTCTGTACCATGACATTTAG
- the mrpl16 gene encoding 39S ribosomal protein L16, mitochondrial: protein MISLFKAAVGGLVCAPKTSLLQSQLKILSAGLKTYEIPPDHRDAFLPEKPKLKFLNKVPNFKKAKKEMKRLRDIQGPAKAANTFITGQYAIVALGGGYLHWGHMEMMRLTINRKMDPKTMFARWRINAPYKPITRKGLGQRMGGGKGAIDHYVTPVKYGRLIVEIGGKVELGEVEHILTEVAKKLPFPAKVLSREDLEAMHKEQAEREKNNQNPWTFKDIARGNMMGLRKVLSPFEIRNDGRFTGKFHLPERV, encoded by the exons ATGATTTCTCTTTTTAAAGCCGCTGTTGGTGGATTAGTTTGTGCTCCCAAAACAA GTCTGTTACAGAGTCAACTCAAAATCTTAAGTGCTGGACTAAAGACATATGAGATCCCTCCAGACCACAGAG ATGCATTCTTACCAGAGAAACCCAAGCTGAAGTTTTTGAACAAGGTCCCCAACTTTAAAAAAGCCAAAAAGGAAATGAAGAGACTGCGAGACATTCAAGGGCCAGCCAAAGCTGCAAATACATTTATCACGGGACAATATGCAATTGTA GCTTTGGGAGGAGGTTATCTTCACTGGGGTCACATGGAGATGATGCGTTTGACCATCAATCGAAAAATGGATCCTAAAACAATGTTTGCACGATGGCGGATCAATGCCCCCTACAAACCTATAACACGCAAAGGTCTTGGACAACGGATGGGAGGAGGCAAAGGAGCCATTGACCACTACGTAACTCCTGTCAAATATGGCCGTTTAATTGTAGAAATTGGTGGCAAAGTAGAGCTGGGAGAAGTTGAACATATACTTACAGAAGTGGCAAAGAAGCTCCCATTTCCTGCTAAG GTGCTGAGCCGAGAGGACCTTGAAGCGATGCACAAAGAGCAAGctgagagggagaaaaacaaccaaaatccATGGACTTTTAAAGACATTGCTCGGGGAAACATGATGGGCCTCAGGAAGGTCCTGAGTCCTTTTGAAATACGCAACGATGGGCGATTTACAGGGAAATTTCACCTTCCAGAAAGAGTCTGA
- the trmt10c gene encoding tRNA methyltransferase 10 homolog C, whose product MLRFLTARDLSLIFKRSVPASSCLAKRQVNRFQRVNFCTTSPSRKDASLPNPRVSDGPETIDLDKWKTVMKSKATPEDKIQVDEGEDEEETEGDMTLEAIRELVSMWRLAGKLVPQEITDEELQTLAELSTKSARKKYLKYLAIREGHKKSRKEKQQKKKAHREALMEKRVEVEGDGQKEPEMKNSLILQFWNRSLDRLLAWRSAQAMVFGQPLIFDLSYEDNMTKQEIENTVSQLMEVEAWNRRAIDPFHLHFCNLQPDSYYKQQLIKRYGEETWDRLFITSTEKQHFEVFPREQLVYLTADSPNVLRTYDHNKVYIVGALVDRSIQKGLSLANAKRLKLATARLPLDEFLHWEMGAKNLTLDQLIRIMLMIKDTGKWEEALQFVPTRKHDGFHPHQRKETKSVTNTSQKIFKSGSNSAKDLMLGNRNIKPTLNRPKTMKAKTGKSKQANRNGNWWDE is encoded by the coding sequence ATGCTGCGTTTCCTCACTGCCCGGGATTTGAGTTTAATCTTCAAGAGAAGTGTTCCTGCTTCGTCATGCCTTGCAAAGAGACAGGTGAATCGCTTTCAAAGAGTTAATTTCTGCACAACAAGCCCCTCCAGGAAAGATGCCTCGCTTCCCAACCCACGTGTATCAGATGGACCAGAGACTATAGACCTGGATAAATGGAAAACTGTCATGAAGTCAAAAGCTACACCAGAGGACAAGATACAAGTGGATGAAggtgaagatgaggaggagacagagggagacatgACACTTGAAGCAATCCGTGAACTGGTTTCAATGTGGAGGCTTGCTGGAAAACTTGTGCCTCAAGAAATCACTGATGAGGAGCTCCAAACTCTGGCAGAACTCAGCACAAAGTCTGCAAGAAAGAAGTACCTAAAGTATCTAGCTATCAGAGAGGGTCACAAGAAGTCTAGGAAAGAGAAACAGCAGAAAAAGAAAGCCCACAGGGAAGCCTTGATGGAGAAAAGGGTTGAGGTCGAGGGTGATGGTCAAAAAGAACCAGAAATGAAAAACTCtttaattttacagttttggAACCGGTCCTTGGACAGActtttggcctggaggagcgCCCAAGCTATGGTTTTTGGTCAGCCATTGATTTTTGACTTGAGTTATGAGGACAATatgacaaaacaagaaattgAAAATACTGTATCCCAGCTCATGGAAGTTGAGGCGTGGAACAGAAGAGCCATTGATCCGTTTCATCTACACTTCTGTAACCTGCAACCGGACAGTTATTACAAACAGCAGCTGATCAAACGCTATGGGGAAGAAACTTGGGATCGACTGTTTATAACCAGCACCgaaaagcaacattttgaggttttCCCACGTGAACAACTTGTGTATCTCACTGCTGATTCTCCAAATGTCCTTCGCACCTATGATCACAATAAAGTCTACATAGTTGGGGCTTTAGTCGACCGCTCAATCCAAAAAGGACTGTCTCTAGCAAATGCAAAACGTTTAAAACTTGCCACAGCACGTTTGCCTCTGGATGAGTTTCTTCACTGGGAGATGGGGGCTAAAAATCTGACTCTGGACCAGCTCATTCGCATCATGCTTATGATTAAAGACACAGGCAAGTGGGAAGAGGCTTTGCAGTTTGTGCCAACAAGGAAACATGATGGATTTCATCCTCACCAACGGAAAGAGACCAAATCTGTGACAAATACAAGTCAAAAGATATTTAAAAGTGGGAGCAACTCAGCAAAAGACTTGATGCTTGGCAACAGGAATATAAAACCTACATTAAATAGACCAAAGACTATGAAAGccaaaacaggaaaatcaaaacaagcaaacagAAATGGAAACTGGTGGGATGAGTGA
- the blzf1 gene encoding golgin-45 — MTTAVRASSHVPVRGSGDGMETEKPKAILEITTTDKPPSPTPANVPTLRVASPKRSPKSPVPSPPRPATPQTPGVLHLGKVSREACTEVEAVRIVVPRAAISRRSHKGPAEGKGESGQLGEDQGSPSMPLVEDWKIQLEKLQNSERRLLQDKEGLCNQLRVQTEVNRELKKLLVASVGDDLQYQFERLAREKNQLILENEALGRGLSHTAEQLERMSIQCDVWRSKFLASRVMAEELTNARAALQRQTREAQGAIQDLLLEREEFSREMVQTHRSLEQLLVSLQWGRQQTYYPSAQPLSTGELAAANHKLADAIKSHLLGNTSSNAAKGSSTNSEQLCSTPAEKMAEKVLKILDPISHSEGQTETPLSDDSASNFLNNKKSIGRFHPYTRYENITFNCCERCTGDIIVL; from the exons atgaCCACAGCTGTGAGGG cGTCGTCCCATGTGCCTGTTCGGGGCTCGGGTGATGGCATGGAAACTGAAAAACCAAAAGCCATTCTAGAAATTACAACAACAGACAAACCACCATCACCAACTCCAGCTAATGTTCCCACGTTAAGAGTAGCCAGTCCAAAACGTAGCCCAAAGTCTCCAGTCCCATCTCCACCGCGCCCCGCCACCCCTCAGACTCCTGGGGTGTTACATCTGGGGAAAGTGAGTAGAGAGGCGTGTACTGAGGTAGAAGCTGTGAGGATAGTGGTGCCCCGGGCCGCGATAAGCAGAAGAAGCCATAAGGGCCCTGCAGAAGGCAAAGGAGAGTCAGGACAGCTGGGAGAGGACCAGGGGTCGCCCTCAATGCCCCTGGTGGAGGACTGGAAAATTCAACTGGAAAAACTACAGAACTCTGAACGAAGACTTCTACAGGACAAAGAAGGACTGTGCAATCAGCTGCGTGTGCAAACAGAG GTGAACCGTGAGCTGAAGAAGCTGCTGGTGGCCTCAGTGGGTGATGATCTCCAGTACCAGTTTGAGAGATTGGCCCGAGAGAAGAACCAGCTGATCCTGGAGAACGAGGCTTTGGgccgaggcctgtctcacaccgCGGAGCAACTCGAACGCATGAGCATCCAGTGTGACGTCTGGAGGAGCAAGTTTCTCGCCAGCAG AGTGATGGCGGAGGAGCTGACAAACGCCAGAGCAGCTCTACAAAGACAAACAAGAGAAGCCCAAGGAGCAATTCAAGATCTGCTGCTGGAAAGAGAAGAGTTCTCCAGGGAAATGGTTCAAACGCACAG GTCACTGGAGCAGCTCTTGGTTTCCCTTCAGTGGGGCAGACAGCAGACGTACTACCCCAGTGCTCAGCCTCTCAGCACGGGTGAACTGGCCGCAGCGAATCACAAACTCGCTGACGCCATCAAGTCTCATCTGCTCGGAAACACAAGCAGCAACGCGGCTAAAGGCAGTAGCACCAACTCTGAACAACTCTGCAGCACGCCAGCGGAGAAGATGGCCGAGAAG GTACTTAAGATCTTGGACCCAATTTCCCATTCTGAAGGCCAGACTGAGACGCCTCTGAGTGACGATTCCGCATCAAACTttcttaataataaaaagagtATTGGCAGGTTTCACCCATATACTCGATATGAAAACATTACCTTCAACTGCTGCGAGCGCTGCACTGGGGACATCATCGTGCTGTGA
- the LOC129457227 gene encoding uncharacterized protein LOC129457227 yields MPITGAERQRLYRARRDADPEKRAQYLERARERWRKERELGKRKSIKEVSESEKNLKRLQWRRAQARRRAAKKAALDASFSSICSRKAEEEPIAITPKKYKSTKKSKPAHAHSKETQTPDNICAEIEMTWNNQGTPRKRPRWEVIEDWAPIDCDISLQSKENTESSSVPHKDSAPVDIEFSVEERPASNNTKYIVYESCLRQLFSSCPVCSMPCEVKSHRMGTYVSFDQYCSHCNYSRDWKSQPLVGSTPLGNFQMSAAIYFTGLSFYQVEKFCKALQLQSFKYDTFRKHARNYLEPAIVHKWKVDQQQILAQLKEEGGKIKGSGDMWTDSAGAAGYGCYTLTHQDSNTIIDLQLVQSNEMGKGHMKTDGLKRCLDHLNVNDLEVDSVVTESCPQTQEVLKKQNIAHFYDTRSFEKGKLIMAV; encoded by the exons ATGCCAATAACTGGAGCAGAAAGGCAAAGGCTCTATCGCGCTCGCAGAGATGCAGACCCTGAGAAAAGAGCCCAGTACctggagagagcgagggagaggtggaggaaagAGCGGGAGCTGGGGAAGAGAAAATCTATAAAAGAAGTGAGTGAGAGTGAGAAGAATTTAAAACGACTACAGTGGAGGCGGgcccaggcgaggaggagggcagcGAAAAAAGCAGCGTTAGATGCATCTTTTTCCAGTATATGCTCT AGAAAAGCAGAAGAAGAGCCTATTGCAATCACTCCAAAGAAGTACAAATCAACAAAGAAGTCCAAACCAGCACATGCCCATAGTAAAG AAACCCAGACCCCTGACAACATCTGTGCTGAGATCGAGATGACCTGGAATAATCAGGGAACTCCCAGGAAGAGGCCTCGTTGGGAAGTTATTGAAGACTGGGCCCCCATTGACTGTGACATCTCACTTCAGTCCAAAGAAAATACAGAgtcttcctctgtccctcatAAAGATTCAGCCCCAGTGGACATTGAATTTTC GGTAGAGGAAAGACCAGCTAGTAATAATACTAAATACATTGTTTATGAATCCTGCCTCAGACAGTTGTTCAGCTCGTGCCCCGTCTGCAGTATGCCCTGTGAAGTTAAAAGTCACCGTATGGGAACCTATGTCTCATTTGATCAATACTGTTCACACTGTAACTACAGCAGAGACTGGAAAAGTCAGCCTCTTGTTGGAAGTACACCTCTTGGAAATTTCCAGATGTCAGCTGCCATTTATTTCACTGGTTTGTCATTCTACCAAGTTGAAAAG TTTTGTAAAGCTTTGCAGCTTCAGTCATTTAAATATGACACTTTCAGAAAACACGCTAGAAATTATCTCGAGCCTGCGATAGTTCATAAATGGAAGGTTGATCAGCAGCAAATTTTAGCCCAACTTaaagaagaaggaggaaagaTTAAAGGCAGTGGAGACATGTGGACAGACTCCG CTGGAGCTGCAGGTTATGGGTGTTACACTCTGACTCATCAAGACAGCAACACAATTATAGACCTTCAGCTTGTACAG AGCAATGAAATGGGAAAAGGCCACATGAAAACAGATGGTCTGAAACGGTGTTTAGATCATCTAAATGTGAATGATCTGGAAGTGGACTCTGTCGTCACTGAGAGCTGCCCCCAAACCCAGGAGgttcttaaaaaacaaaacatcgcaCACTTTTATGACACCCGGAGTTTTGAGAAAGGCAAATTGATAAT GGCTGTCTAA